One window of Atribacter laminatus genomic DNA carries:
- a CDS encoding flavin reductase family protein, with the protein MKKVNVEVNKVGYPMPVVIIGTEAKGKANFMTAAWVTNVNLEPPMLAICLSKDHLTSKAIQENKVFSVNFPDRALAVKADYCGLKSGKEVDKSNIFNIFYGKEHKSPLIEECPLSLSCKLSEVIQVAGDLLVIGEVVEAFSEEGYLNRGEPDVKKMDLLIFTMPDNAYWSLGDLIGQAFEIGKTMNDDKE; encoded by the coding sequence GTGAAGAAAGTTAATGTTGAAGTGAATAAGGTTGGTTATCCTATGCCGGTGGTAATTATTGGAACTGAAGCCAAGGGAAAAGCGAATTTTATGACGGCGGCTTGGGTTACAAATGTCAATCTGGAACCTCCTATGTTGGCAATTTGTTTAAGCAAGGATCACCTTACTTCAAAAGCTATTCAAGAGAATAAAGTATTTAGTGTCAATTTTCCCGATCGAGCCTTAGCGGTTAAAGCTGATTACTGCGGCTTAAAATCAGGAAAAGAAGTTGATAAATCAAATATTTTTAATATTTTCTATGGAAAAGAACACAAATCCCCTCTTATCGAAGAATGTCCCCTTTCGCTTTCCTGCAAACTCTCTGAAGTAATCCAAGTAGCAGGCGACCTTCTGGTCATTGGTGAAGTTGTAGAAGCTTTTTCTGAAGAAGGTTATCTTAACCGGGGTGAACCAGATGTAAAGAAAATGGATTTATTAATATTCACCATGCCGGATAATGCATATTGGAGCTTGGGGGACTTAATAGGTCAGGCTTTTGAAATAGGAAAAACCATGAATGATGATAAAGAATAA
- a CDS encoding ABC transporter permease has protein sequence MNFLKLFAKHRVWFILLGILIVTILMSPNFLTVRNISNVLLQTSINGIIALGMTFLLISGDFDLSVGSVMALSAALAIGLQSRGILTACITAVVLGSAFGLLNGFLVTKAKINAFIVTLGTMTMVRGIVLAYTNQRPISGSNSSFLNLSGSSWLGIPIPAFIFFAGVIVSHIILTYNSLGRNCFAIGGNREASIFSGIRVDRYRIIYFTICSFTASIAGIVLASRLNTASPVYGQDTALMVVAAVLLGGTSLAGGSGSVIQTLAGVMIIGVLNNSLNLLNVFSYYQGLIIGIILVVVTILDSYYAKKRKFEAQIVTKRLEFKKELNNGT, from the coding sequence ATGAACTTCCTTAAATTGTTCGCAAAACATCGAGTTTGGTTTATTCTCCTCGGAATATTAATTGTTACTATTTTAATGAGTCCCAATTTTTTAACAGTTAGAAATATTTCAAATGTACTTCTTCAAACATCAATTAATGGCATTATTGCCTTGGGAATGACATTTCTTCTGATTTCAGGTGATTTCGATCTATCGGTGGGATCAGTAATGGCATTATCTGCCGCCCTGGCAATTGGCTTGCAATCACGGGGAATATTAACCGCTTGTATAACAGCTGTTGTTTTAGGCTCCGCCTTTGGGCTACTTAATGGATTTCTTGTGACAAAAGCTAAAATTAACGCCTTTATTGTTACCTTGGGTACTATGACTATGGTTCGAGGAATTGTATTAGCCTATACCAATCAAAGACCAATTTCTGGATCCAACTCTTCTTTTCTAAACCTATCTGGAAGTTCCTGGTTGGGTATTCCTATTCCAGCTTTCATTTTTTTTGCCGGAGTTATCGTTTCTCACATCATCCTAACCTATAATTCCCTTGGCAGAAACTGCTTTGCAATAGGTGGCAACCGAGAAGCAAGTATTTTTTCTGGAATTCGAGTCGATCGCTACAGAATCATCTATTTTACTATTTGCAGTTTTACAGCGTCGATAGCGGGCATAGTGCTGGCATCGAGGCTGAATACAGCAAGTCCGGTTTATGGACAAGATACTGCTTTAATGGTAGTGGCTGCTGTATTGTTAGGAGGCACAAGCCTCGCTGGAGGATCAGGGAGTGTTATTCAAACTTTAGCGGGTGTCATGATTATCGGGGTATTAAACAATAGCTTAAATTTATTGAATGTTTTCTCATATTATCAAGGTTTAATCATAGGCATAATTCTAGTCGTTGTGACCATTCTCGATAGTTATTATGCTAAAAAGCGTAAATTTGAAGCACAAATCGTTACCAAGCGCTTAGAATTTAAAAAGGAACTGAATAATGGAACTTGA
- a CDS encoding carbohydrate ABC transporter permease has translation MKRKDRTFLIIVFLLPSVFLYCLFVIYPYIKAFYISLFNWSGLSLYKDFVGLENFSRLFRDPVFWTALKNNLFIWIIGGSCIIGLALFFSLVISNRPSSASIYRTAFFFPYLISLAAVAVLWSFIYNPTFGLLNSVLRGVGFESLTHAWLGETRTALPAVTTTIIWYSNGFYLILFLSAISNIPPSLIEAAKVDGASLFQRAVFITIPLIREIFKIAIVYITINTLNIFDVIYVMTVGGPNRRTEVLATYMYEQAFRNSDFGYGTAISVMLFLFTIVISIFLFRLLTKETLEY, from the coding sequence GTGAAAAGAAAAGACCGTACGTTTTTGATTATAGTATTTTTGCTTCCTTCGGTTTTTTTATATTGTCTCTTTGTTATATACCCTTATATAAAGGCATTCTATATCAGCCTATTTAATTGGAGCGGCTTATCGCTTTATAAAGATTTTGTTGGTTTGGAAAATTTCTCCCGCCTTTTTAGAGATCCGGTTTTCTGGACTGCTTTAAAAAACAACTTATTCATTTGGATTATTGGGGGTAGCTGTATTATTGGTCTCGCTCTGTTTTTTTCATTGGTTATTTCAAATAGACCATCAAGTGCCTCAATATACCGAACCGCTTTCTTTTTTCCCTATTTGATTTCATTAGCCGCAGTAGCAGTTTTGTGGTCGTTTATTTATAATCCAACTTTTGGTTTACTAAATAGTGTACTCAGAGGAGTTGGATTTGAATCTTTAACTCATGCTTGGTTGGGAGAAACTCGAACAGCGCTTCCAGCTGTTACAACAACCATTATTTGGTATTCAAATGGGTTTTATCTCATACTTTTTTTATCGGCCATTTCTAACATTCCTCCTTCTCTCATTGAAGCAGCCAAGGTGGATGGAGCGAGTTTATTTCAAAGAGCAGTTTTTATAACCATTCCTCTTATACGGGAAATATTTAAGATTGCAATTGTCTATATTACCATTAACACTTTAAATATTTTTGATGTTATTTATGTCATGACGGTTGGAGGACCAAATCGCCGCACTGAAGTTTTAGCTACTTATATGTATGAGCAAGCTTTTCGAAATAGTGATTTTGGTTATGGAACAGCTATCTCGGTAATGTTATTTCTTTTTACCATTGTTATATCAATTTTTCTATTTCGTCTTTTAACCAAAGAAACATTAGAATACTGA
- a CDS encoding sugar ABC transporter ATP-binding protein: MVGEYILEMKGISKAFPGVQALKRVDFNLQRGEVHALVGENGAGKSTLVKILSGVYKKDEGDIVLNGKKVDIGTPQIARELGIATIYQELAMVPQLSVAENIFLGRPIFGKFHFINRTAMEEKAKVLLESLGVSIQPSKLVEDLSIGQRQLVEIAKALSLDAKIIVMDEPTSSLSQTETEYLFKVIDRLKSNGISIVYISHRFEEILNVADQISIIRDGNNVGTLSGKSATHEKIIELMVGRRIEEFYVKVNVEYGEPVFCVENLWRKGVFYDINFEVREGEILGITGLVGAGKSEVVRSIFGLDPLDGGKVLFNNKEIFIKSPINARHLGIGFLPETRKEEGLMLPLSVRRNISITILDSLCKWGLINSLNEVQLVEDYVKTLKIKTPTIEEITVNLSGGNQQKVAIAKWLGIMPKLLILDEPTKGIDVGAKSEIYALISELVKNKVGVVLVSSDLDEVMAISDRLIVMHEGVITGYFKTKEVSKINVLSAATGFNNPQTTNFSGTVAR, encoded by the coding sequence GTGGTAGGCGAGTACATACTGGAAATGAAAGGAATATCAAAGGCATTCCCGGGAGTACAGGCTTTAAAAAGAGTCGACTTTAATCTTCAGAGGGGAGAGGTTCACGCTTTAGTTGGTGAAAACGGGGCTGGTAAGTCAACTCTTGTTAAGATTTTGTCCGGCGTTTATAAAAAAGACGAAGGCGATATAGTTTTAAACGGAAAAAAAGTGGATATTGGTACTCCTCAAATAGCTCGCGAACTTGGAATTGCAACCATCTATCAAGAACTAGCTATGGTACCACAGCTCAGTGTTGCCGAGAATATATTCCTGGGAAGGCCAATTTTTGGTAAATTTCATTTTATTAATCGTACAGCTATGGAAGAAAAGGCAAAAGTTTTGCTAGAGAGTCTGGGTGTTTCTATTCAACCATCTAAGCTGGTAGAGGATTTATCCATTGGGCAGAGGCAGTTAGTCGAGATAGCTAAAGCTTTGTCATTAGACGCAAAGATAATTGTTATGGATGAACCTACTTCCAGTTTATCACAGACAGAAACAGAATATTTATTTAAAGTGATTGATCGACTTAAAAGTAATGGTATTTCGATAGTCTACATATCTCACCGTTTTGAAGAGATTTTAAACGTCGCAGATCAAATTTCCATCATTCGAGATGGAAATAATGTTGGCACTCTTTCAGGCAAAAGTGCCACCCATGAAAAGATCATTGAGTTAATGGTGGGAAGAAGGATCGAAGAATTTTATGTTAAGGTAAATGTTGAGTATGGTGAACCAGTCTTTTGTGTAGAAAATCTCTGGCGCAAGGGTGTCTTTTATGATATCAATTTTGAAGTTAGAGAAGGGGAGATCCTCGGTATAACTGGCTTGGTAGGAGCAGGGAAAAGTGAAGTGGTCCGGTCGATTTTTGGATTGGATCCTCTCGATGGCGGAAAAGTTCTATTTAATAATAAAGAAATTTTTATTAAAAGCCCGATTAATGCTCGCCATTTAGGAATAGGATTTTTACCCGAAACACGCAAAGAAGAAGGCTTAATGTTACCCCTTTCAGTTCGTCGAAATATCTCAATAACAATTCTCGATTCCTTATGTAAATGGGGATTAATAAATAGCCTCAATGAAGTACAACTTGTAGAAGATTATGTCAAAACCTTGAAAATCAAAACTCCAACCATAGAAGAAATCACGGTAAATCTGAGCGGTGGTAATCAACAAAAGGTAGCTATAGCGAAATGGTTGGGGATCATGCCCAAGTTATTGATTTTGGATGAACCTACCAAAGGAATTGATGTTGGAGCCAAATCAGAAATATACGCTCTAATATCTGAACTGGTTAAAAATAAAGTTGGAGTCGTCTTAGTCTCTTCAGATCTCGATGAGGTAATGGCCATTTCAGACAGGCTCATCGTTATGCATGAGGGTGTTATTACCGGATACTTTAAGACCAAAGAAGTATCGAAGATTAACGTTCTAAGTGCTGCTACAGGTTTTAATAACCCACAAACAACCAATTTCTCCGGTACAGTGGCTAGGTGA
- a CDS encoding extracellular solute-binding protein, producing the protein MKLLVRQKLLFPIVILLICFTGLTMAIGKEKLEVAVFEGGYGIDFNQKVGEEFAALHPDVEVEVWGNPRVGEQLRPRFISGNPPDVVYPIGPAPIDVWQLIQLGKAYPLNDILDSPAIGAEGTFGETFIPSLLESGKVGDNYYLIAGNNDVYSWWYNEGLFEDLGISVPTTYEELLEICEVIKANGIAPFTFQGRYPLYMTAGFLLPFAIRVGGIQALVDAENLVPGAWNNEFFLKAAEMTYELLEKGYFQDGALGMTHTESQVEFLQGRAAMIPCGTWLEAEMIEQIPEGFRMRMMQIPAVNPDVDPAIVGTVVNYWMVPADAKNPELGAEYLKLLFSVPNCEKWVIEKMSLTPILGTGSVAESEALLSAVEVMENSSVVFIEPFVGWTPWYPSLGKVIDDGMAALLNRDISPKEYVDSIEAEAERIRNDERIPKYTRQY; encoded by the coding sequence ATGAAATTATTAGTTAGGCAGAAATTACTTTTTCCGATTGTTATTCTGTTGATTTGTTTTACAGGATTAACCATGGCTATTGGGAAAGAAAAGCTTGAGGTTGCTGTTTTTGAAGGAGGATACGGAATTGACTTTAACCAAAAAGTCGGCGAAGAATTTGCCGCTTTACACCCCGATGTTGAGGTTGAAGTATGGGGCAATCCTCGAGTGGGGGAACAGTTAAGGCCTCGATTTATCTCTGGTAACCCACCTGATGTTGTGTATCCAATAGGACCAGCACCAATTGATGTGTGGCAATTAATTCAACTTGGTAAAGCATATCCATTGAATGATATTTTAGATAGCCCTGCTATTGGAGCTGAAGGGACTTTCGGTGAGACATTTATACCTAGTTTACTAGAAAGCGGGAAAGTCGGAGATAACTACTATCTCATTGCCGGGAATAATGACGTTTACAGCTGGTGGTATAACGAAGGTTTGTTTGAAGATTTGGGAATTTCTGTTCCTACAACATATGAAGAACTTCTGGAAATTTGTGAAGTTATTAAGGCGAATGGAATAGCACCCTTTACCTTCCAAGGGAGATACCCTCTTTACATGACTGCGGGTTTCTTGCTTCCCTTTGCTATAAGAGTTGGGGGCATACAAGCATTAGTTGATGCAGAAAACTTAGTTCCTGGTGCATGGAATAATGAGTTCTTCCTCAAGGCAGCTGAAATGACTTATGAATTACTTGAAAAGGGGTATTTTCAAGATGGAGCTTTAGGAATGACTCATACCGAGTCCCAGGTGGAATTTCTTCAAGGTCGTGCAGCGATGATTCCATGTGGTACTTGGTTGGAAGCTGAAATGATCGAACAAATTCCAGAAGGATTCCGAATGCGAATGATGCAAATTCCAGCTGTTAATCCTGATGTAGATCCAGCAATAGTAGGAACGGTTGTAAATTACTGGATGGTTCCTGCCGATGCCAAAAATCCAGAATTAGGCGCAGAATATCTTAAGCTGCTCTTTTCTGTCCCCAATTGTGAAAAATGGGTAATAGAAAAAATGAGCTTAACACCTATTTTGGGTACCGGATCTGTTGCAGAATCAGAAGCTCTCCTCAGTGCTGTTGAAGTGATGGAAAATTCTTCAGTTGTTTTTATTGAACCTTTTGTAGGCTGGACTCCCTGGTATCCATCTTTGGGAAAAGTTATTGATGATGGGATGGCAGCTCTTTTAAACCGAGATATTAGCCCCAAGGAATACGTTGATAGCATTGAAGCAGAAGCTGAAAGAATTCGTAACGACGAAAGAATTCCTAAATATACACGCCAATACTAA
- a CDS encoding carbohydrate ABC transporter permease, which yields MKKNKIKYVLANLPASLLLWFYMLVVILPMVWLFIGSIKTSSELYGSPWSLPSSSQWNNYAVAWTEAELGRAFLNSIYVTLLSLIATILLAAMASYVLARFSFLGNRFFYYLFTAGMIFPLFLGLVPLFFLLNDLNLLNSLNGLVLTYTAFSLPFTVFVLTGYFKTLPRELEEAAELDGCSVFRTFWSIMFPMAKPGLVAVAIFNVIGMWNQYLLALISITDPQKRTLPLGIANLLMIQQYRTNWGALLAGLMITILPLLILYILFHSHITRGMTAGALKG from the coding sequence ATGAAAAAAAATAAAATTAAATATGTACTAGCCAATCTTCCTGCTTCTCTTTTGCTTTGGTTTTATATGCTAGTTGTGATATTACCCATGGTCTGGCTATTTATTGGATCGATTAAGACCAGTTCCGAGCTGTATGGTAGTCCATGGTCTTTACCCTCTTCTTCTCAATGGAATAATTATGCTGTGGCATGGACAGAAGCAGAGCTTGGGAGAGCCTTTTTAAATAGTATATATGTTACTCTTTTATCCCTCATAGCTACCATTCTTTTAGCGGCGATGGCTTCTTATGTGCTTGCTCGATTTAGTTTCCTTGGGAATCGTTTTTTCTATTACCTTTTTACAGCTGGAATGATTTTCCCATTGTTTTTAGGTTTGGTACCCCTATTTTTTCTTTTAAATGATTTAAATTTGTTAAATAGTTTAAATGGTCTCGTGCTTACTTATACTGCTTTTTCTCTGCCATTTACGGTGTTTGTGCTCACTGGATATTTTAAAACCCTTCCCAGGGAGTTGGAAGAAGCAGCTGAATTAGATGGTTGTTCGGTATTCAGAACTTTTTGGAGCATCATGTTTCCTATGGCGAAGCCTGGTTTAGTTGCTGTTGCAATATTCAATGTGATTGGCATGTGGAATCAGTACCTTTTAGCCTTAATCAGTATAACTGATCCGCAAAAAAGAACACTTCCCTTGGGAATAGCCAACCTTCTCATGATCCAGCAATATCGTACAAATTGGGGAGCCCTACTGGCAGGTCTTATGATTACTATTCTTCCATTACTTATTTTGTATATTTTATTTCATTCTCACATAACACGTGGCATGACCGCTGGAGCATTGAAGGGATAA
- a CDS encoding GntR family transcriptional regulator, with protein MEGVNEQNKSKNNVTNKFVSKSSPIPCYLQLKEILKQQIEEHLFDVSFPSERELAEKYHLSRPTVRQALQELVSEGLIIKRRGQISTVVPAIHIVRDYAQELISFSEEMKRKGYVPSSKVLRFETISAPVEIAEKLKIKEEEDTIVLERVRYGDGEPFNLGISYLPLKLCPDILEIDFNQQPSLHSILKRRYGLDLVMSQESFEPMMPSKKEAQLLNITTRMPLLLMEGITYTADGIPVEYFLLKFRGDKARFSVRVFRRS; from the coding sequence TTGGAAGGAGTAAATGAGCAGAATAAATCTAAAAATAATGTTACAAACAAATTTGTTTCAAAATCAAGCCCTATTCCTTGTTATCTCCAGTTGAAAGAAATTCTAAAACAACAGATTGAGGAACATTTATTTGATGTTTCTTTTCCTTCGGAAAGAGAATTGGCAGAAAAATATCATTTGAGTCGACCAACTGTGAGACAAGCTTTGCAAGAGTTGGTAAGTGAGGGCTTAATCATTAAGCGACGTGGTCAGATAAGTACTGTAGTACCAGCGATTCATATTGTTCGAGATTATGCTCAAGAGTTAATCAGTTTTAGCGAAGAAATGAAGAGAAAAGGATATGTACCATCTTCAAAAGTTCTCAGATTTGAAACTATCTCTGCTCCAGTTGAAATTGCAGAAAAATTAAAAATCAAGGAAGAAGAAGACACGATTGTTTTGGAGAGAGTTCGTTACGGGGATGGAGAACCTTTTAATTTGGGAATATCCTATCTTCCTCTGAAGCTTTGTCCCGATATTTTAGAGATTGACTTCAATCAGCAGCCCTCCCTGCATTCAATATTAAAGAGGCGTTATGGGCTTGATTTGGTCATGAGTCAGGAAAGCTTTGAACCAATGATGCCCTCTAAAAAGGAAGCTCAATTGCTCAATATCACTACCAGAATGCCGCTTTTATTAATGGAAGGAATTACCTATACAGCTGATGGAATACCGGTGGAGTATTTTCTCCTCAAGTTCCGAGGGGATAAGGCTCGCTTCTCGGTGAGAGTTTTCAGACGTTCTTAA
- a CDS encoding ABC transporter substrate-binding protein, whose amino-acid sequence MKKTIRQSFILGMLFILVCSVFVFASDVNFEGVELTVQMQDHSATRAIQKLLPDFEKMTGAKVNLVILPFSAMKEKQLIELASRNATYDVIMLDYRDVAGYGEARWMIDLGQYLGGPLADPNMNLEDFLPTGVQSLSWREKLYGLPFYIESTMLMYRKDLYDEKGLTVPETWDDLYANGKQLNLDTDGDGTVDFYGCTLRGLRAIGYNDYIFNGFLKSFGGEYFNAQWKPTFNSEAGVKALETYVTILKDCGPPAVATFGYEEVMQEMMQNKTAQVIDATMLGTWLEDPEMSQVVGKNGYAMAPKGSVQRGSSFFGMGLGIPVFSKNPDAAFKFIEWATSEAVQMSFVNEGAFMTRASVLNAPEFKERWPLFAGLIVESLADAKITYTPILPEWREVADFVSIAVSTALIGEKSPQEALDIAAAEVDKVMKKAGYYN is encoded by the coding sequence ATGAAAAAAACAATTCGTCAATCATTCATTTTAGGAATGTTATTCATTTTGGTTTGTTCAGTTTTTGTTTTCGCTTCCGATGTGAATTTTGAGGGTGTTGAACTTACCGTGCAAATGCAGGACCACTCGGCTACACGGGCAATTCAAAAGCTTCTTCCCGACTTCGAAAAAATGACTGGTGCTAAAGTTAACCTGGTAATTCTCCCATTTTCTGCAATGAAAGAAAAGCAACTCATCGAATTGGCTTCTCGAAATGCAACCTACGATGTCATCATGTTGGATTACCGAGATGTTGCAGGTTATGGTGAAGCCCGTTGGATGATCGATTTAGGCCAATACTTAGGTGGACCTTTGGCCGACCCGAATATGAACCTTGAGGATTTTCTCCCCACTGGTGTTCAATCTCTCTCATGGAGAGAAAAACTATATGGACTCCCATTTTATATCGAAAGCACTATGTTGATGTATCGTAAAGATCTCTATGATGAAAAAGGACTGACTGTTCCAGAAACCTGGGATGATCTCTATGCCAATGGGAAGCAACTTAATCTTGATACCGATGGCGATGGAACTGTTGATTTTTATGGATGTACTTTACGCGGTTTACGTGCAATTGGTTATAATGATTACATTTTTAATGGATTCCTTAAATCGTTCGGTGGTGAGTATTTCAATGCTCAGTGGAAACCAACCTTCAATAGCGAAGCTGGTGTCAAAGCATTAGAAACCTATGTTACGATTTTAAAAGATTGTGGGCCACCAGCAGTTGCAACCTTTGGTTATGAAGAAGTTATGCAAGAAATGATGCAAAATAAAACCGCTCAAGTTATTGATGCTACTATGCTTGGAACTTGGTTGGAAGATCCAGAAATGTCACAAGTGGTTGGAAAAAACGGTTATGCCATGGCTCCAAAAGGCTCTGTGCAAAGAGGAAGCAGTTTCTTCGGTATGGGGCTAGGAATACCAGTATTTTCAAAAAATCCTGATGCAGCTTTCAAATTCATTGAATGGGCCACTAGTGAAGCCGTTCAAATGTCCTTCGTTAATGAAGGAGCTTTTATGACCCGAGCTTCAGTGCTCAATGCTCCTGAATTCAAGGAAAGATGGCCACTGTTTGCTGGTCTGATAGTTGAATCCTTGGCTGATGCAAAAATCACCTATACACCAATTCTCCCCGAATGGCGTGAAGTTGCTGATTTTGTGAGCATCGCAGTATCGACAGCTCTTATCGGAGAAAAATCGCCACAAGAAGCTTTAGACATTGCTGCGGCTGAAGTTGATAAAGTCATGAAAAAGGCTGGCTATTACAATTAG
- a CDS encoding ABC transporter permease: protein MIQTTYQETKKTTGLRILMDILKRHGIFVALIALFIVGSLISDVFLSPRNIFNILRQSSIVGIMAIGMTFVLIGGDIDLSVGSTLSLCMVLAIGLQQQGLALSILIVLIVGILAGLLNGLLVGLFKANAFIVTLGTMSIVQAIALIYSKGYHMLGDPESAFSIIGRGMIGPVPIPVIIFIAFSIVFHIILNNSKFGYSVYATGGNAKAAWASGIHTGLTKLLAFALTGFTAAVGALVMSSRLASAQPSAGQGYELDVIAAVILGGISLLGGRGSILRTVVGALFFAVFSNLMILLNVAYPFQLVIKGAIIICAVWADIIGRRALQQ from the coding sequence ATGATTCAAACAACTTATCAAGAAACCAAGAAAACAACCGGATTAAGAATTCTAATGGATATTCTAAAACGTCATGGGATATTTGTTGCATTGATAGCCTTGTTTATTGTCGGTTCATTAATTTCTGATGTTTTTTTAAGTCCTCGAAATATATTTAATATTCTTAGACAATCTTCAATCGTTGGCATAATGGCGATTGGCATGACATTTGTGCTTATTGGAGGCGATATTGATTTATCAGTAGGATCCACTCTTTCTTTGTGTATGGTCCTAGCGATAGGATTACAACAACAAGGATTGGCATTGAGTATTTTGATAGTTCTTATTGTTGGAATATTGGCAGGATTACTCAACGGCTTGCTCGTGGGCTTGTTTAAGGCAAATGCCTTTATCGTTACCCTCGGTACTATGAGCATTGTACAAGCCATAGCCCTTATCTATTCCAAAGGGTATCATATGCTTGGCGACCCGGAGAGCGCCTTCTCGATAATCGGGCGTGGAATGATAGGACCTGTTCCGATACCAGTAATAATATTCATAGCTTTCAGCATTGTATTTCATATAATACTAAACAACTCAAAATTTGGTTATTCAGTATATGCAACTGGTGGCAATGCTAAGGCAGCATGGGCATCGGGCATACATACCGGTTTGACTAAGCTCTTGGCATTTGCTTTGACCGGCTTTACAGCGGCAGTGGGAGCACTGGTCATGAGTTCCCGTTTGGCGAGCGCCCAACCTTCTGCCGGACAAGGTTATGAGCTTGATGTTATCGCAGCAGTCATACTTGGTGGTATCAGTCTTTTGGGTGGCCGGGGAAGTATTCTTCGTACAGTTGTCGGCGCCCTTTTTTTTGCTGTCTTTAGTAATCTTATGATTCTGCTTAACGTGGCTTATCCTTTCCAGCTGGTTATTAAAGGAGCAATCATTATTTGCGCTGTTTGGGCTGATATCATTGGAAGGAGGGCTCTTCAGCAATGA
- a CDS encoding sugar ABC transporter substrate-binding protein, giving the protein MKKNLLSICIIALSFMLFTFSASAAPVIGLTMPGLNVPYFASYIGAWDAAAKEYGVETIVLDAQWDPAKQASQMEDLIASNVDVIVVVATDTQAIIPSLEKAFNAGIPIVASNAAPDESAYKFLACYAGPDDYQEGVIAAEMMAAALEGKGDVVILEGAPGTHPAVYRQKGFVETIEKIAPEIKVLASQPANWQKAMATSIMENWVLKYPNIDGVFGHDDTLAVGAADAAKAAGITDIVIIGIGGSGEGLAAVKSGDLYGTNLQSPVEDAKLAMEKAVAIANGEEIEDFFYYIPIPKVTMENVDQFEPEW; this is encoded by the coding sequence ATGAAAAAAAATTTATTAAGTATTTGTATTATTGCTTTGTCATTTATGTTATTTACTTTTTCGGCATCAGCAGCACCGGTGATTGGACTCACCATGCCTGGACTTAATGTTCCTTATTTCGCTTCTTATATAGGAGCATGGGACGCAGCGGCAAAAGAGTATGGAGTAGAAACGATTGTACTTGACGCTCAATGGGATCCAGCTAAGCAAGCCAGTCAGATGGAAGACTTGATCGCTAGTAATGTAGATGTCATCGTGGTTGTAGCGACTGATACCCAAGCGATAATCCCTTCGCTCGAAAAAGCCTTTAATGCCGGTATTCCTATCGTTGCCAGCAATGCCGCACCAGATGAATCAGCCTATAAATTCCTTGCCTGCTACGCCGGACCCGATGACTATCAAGAAGGAGTTATTGCCGCAGAAATGATGGCAGCTGCTCTTGAAGGGAAGGGTGATGTGGTTATTCTCGAAGGTGCTCCAGGAACTCACCCCGCTGTATATCGCCAGAAAGGTTTCGTAGAAACTATTGAGAAGATAGCACCAGAGATTAAAGTACTTGCTTCTCAACCAGCTAACTGGCAGAAAGCTATGGCAACCTCTATTATGGAGAACTGGGTCTTGAAATACCCCAATATCGATGGCGTATTTGGTCATGATGATACGCTTGCTGTAGGTGCCGCTGATGCTGCAAAAGCAGCTGGAATCACTGATATTGTTATTATCGGTATTGGTGGAAGCGGAGAAGGTTTAGCTGCCGTTAAATCAGGTGACCTCTATGGTACTAACCTTCAATCTCCGGTTGAGGATGCAAAACTCGCAATGGAAAAAGCCGTTGCAATAGCGAACGGGGAAGAAATTGAAGACTTCTTTTATTATATACCAATTCCAAAAGTAACCATGGAAAATGTAGATCAATTTGAACCTGAATGGTAA